The following coding sequences lie in one Mucilaginibacter sp. KACC 22773 genomic window:
- a CDS encoding type III pantothenate kinase, producing MTSLVIDIGNTFTKIAVFELDELLTVEQFEDVPITRPDELISEYKVDRGIVSSVKKNVEPWQKSLTSKIPLVTFNNTMTSGIQNHYLTPETLGTDRMAAVIGASHIYPGQNSLVIAGGTCITYDYVDTNRNYFGGSISPGLNMRYKAVNYYTAGLPLINADAGFTPGYGNNTETAIRSGVQNGIKYELTGFIESYKAIDNQLNIVLSGGDSIFFDTLLKNSIFAPYIKIEPYLVLKGLNAAIQKHND from the coding sequence ATGACCAGCCTGGTTATCGATATAGGTAACACATTTACAAAGATTGCTGTATTTGAGCTTGATGAGTTACTTACGGTTGAGCAATTTGAAGATGTACCCATAACCAGGCCGGATGAACTGATCAGTGAGTATAAAGTTGACAGGGGAATTGTATCGTCGGTAAAAAAAAATGTGGAGCCCTGGCAAAAAAGCTTAACATCGAAAATACCGTTGGTTACATTTAACAACACCATGACCAGTGGAATACAAAACCACTACCTAACCCCCGAAACACTTGGTACTGATAGAATGGCTGCTGTTATAGGGGCAAGCCATATATACCCCGGGCAAAATAGCCTGGTAATAGCAGGCGGCACCTGCATAACCTACGACTATGTTGATACCAACCGGAATTATTTTGGAGGCAGCATATCACCGGGTTTAAATATGCGTTATAAGGCTGTAAACTATTATACCGCCGGTTTGCCGCTAATAAATGCCGATGCGGGGTTTACGCCCGGCTACGGAAACAATACCGAAACCGCCATACGTTCGGGGGTGCAAAACGGTATAAAATATGAGTTAACAGGGTTTATTGAAAGCTATAAAGCCATTGATAACCAACTAAATATTGTGCTAAGCGGGGGCGACAGTATTTTTTTTGATACGCTGTTAAAAAATAGCATCTTTGCCCCCTACATAAAAATTGAACCTTATTTGGTTTTAAAAGGATTAAACGCAGCTATACAAAAGCATAATGATTAA
- a CDS encoding DUF6427 family protein, which yields MIQVFRSFNPLNVLWLVVVLFITRLGYIIHVPDKLEFVFVEPFARLLVPVAYEYALSPGLNILIAGVLILIQAMLLNYLINHYNLLSKPSFLPALMYVTLSGLFSPFLILSAPLICNFLLIWMLFKLFSLYKGDNAKSISYDAGMIVALGSLIYFPFIYLFLAIWIALILFKPFNWRDWVSGILGYVTIFFFLAVFYYLNDKITVFYNIWLPLGKKFPDHISINSYNYLLLIPVLMILVLCIFKLQQNFFKSYVQTRKSFQLLFFIFLIAGFSFYVSASFHINHFLLCIAPAAVFFAYYFLYATKKWFYESLFLLLLISIIYFQFNKF from the coding sequence ATGATCCAGGTTTTCCGGTCTTTTAATCCTTTGAATGTTTTGTGGCTGGTGGTTGTGCTGTTTATCACCCGGCTTGGCTATATCATTCATGTACCCGACAAACTGGAATTTGTATTTGTTGAGCCGTTTGCACGCCTGCTGGTACCTGTTGCTTACGAATATGCGCTATCGCCCGGGTTGAATATATTGATTGCCGGCGTGTTGATACTGATACAGGCAATGCTGCTTAACTATTTAATAAACCACTATAATTTATTAAGCAAGCCCTCTTTTTTGCCTGCATTGATGTATGTAACGCTTTCGGGCCTGTTTTCGCCTTTTTTAATATTAAGCGCGCCGCTGATATGTAATTTTTTGCTGATATGGATGCTATTTAAGCTATTTAGCCTGTACAAAGGAGATAATGCCAAATCAATATCCTATGATGCAGGTATGATAGTTGCCCTTGGCTCGCTTATTTACTTCCCGTTTATTTATTTGTTTTTGGCTATTTGGATAGCGCTCATATTATTTAAACCCTTTAACTGGCGCGATTGGGTATCGGGCATTTTAGGGTATGTCACCATCTTTTTCTTTTTAGCGGTGTTTTACTATCTGAATGATAAGATTACTGTTTTTTATAATATCTGGTTGCCACTGGGTAAAAAATTTCCTGATCATATCAGCATCAACTCCTATAATTACCTGCTGCTGATACCCGTTTTGATGATATTGGTACTTTGCATTTTTAAATTGCAGCAAAATTTCTTTAAAAGTTACGTGCAAACCCGTAAATCTTTCCAGCTGTTATTTTTTATTTTTTTGATTGCAGGATTTTCATTTTATGTAAGTGCTTCTTTTCACATTAATCATTTTTTGTTGTGTATAGCACCCGCCGCAGTGTTTTTTGCCTATTATTTTTTATACGCAACCAAAAAATGGTTTTACGAAAGCTTGTTTTTATTGCTGTTAATCAGCATTATCTACTTTCAGTTTAACAAATTTTAA
- the purQ gene encoding phosphoribosylformylglycinamidine synthase subunit PurQ: MKFGVVIFPGSNCDEDIIYVLEKIMGQQVVRLWHKDHDLQGVDFVVLPGGFSFGDYLRSGAISRFSPIMQEVIQFAAKGGYVMGICNGFQILAEAGLLDGALLHNENRKFICRNIYLKPQTTQSLLTVGLEQNQAYKIPIAHGEGNFFASADVIKRLNDNDQVMFRYCDEAGNITADANPNGSLENIAGITNAARNVFGLMPHPERAADALLANEDGLAIFESILSVVRA; encoded by the coding sequence ATGAAATTTGGCGTAGTTATATTCCCGGGCTCTAACTGTGATGAAGACATTATATATGTATTAGAAAAAATAATGGGCCAGCAGGTTGTAAGGTTATGGCACAAAGACCATGACCTGCAAGGTGTAGACTTTGTTGTTTTACCCGGCGGTTTCTCCTTTGGCGATTATCTTCGTTCAGGTGCTATCTCCCGTTTTTCGCCAATTATGCAGGAAGTTATCCAGTTTGCTGCAAAAGGCGGTTACGTAATGGGTATTTGTAACGGTTTCCAGATATTAGCCGAAGCCGGTTTGCTGGATGGCGCTTTGCTGCATAACGAAAATCGTAAATTCATTTGCCGCAACATTTATCTTAAACCGCAAACAACCCAATCGTTGCTTACTGTTGGTTTAGAGCAGAACCAGGCATACAAAATTCCTATTGCCCACGGCGAGGGTAACTTTTTTGCCAGTGCCGACGTGATAAAACGCTTAAATGATAACGACCAGGTAATGTTCCGTTATTGCGATGAAGCCGGTAATATTACGGCTGACGCCAACCCTAACGGATCATTGGAAAATATTGCCGGTATCACCAATGCTGCCCGCAACGTATTTGGTTTAATGCCTCACCCTGAACGGGCTGCTGACGCGTTGTTGGCTAACGAAGACGGACTGGCTATTTTCGAATCAATATTATCAGTAGTTAGGGCCTGA